CGGGTATAAATATGGCGAGGGTATACTGCTAATTGGACAAGACAACATTCTTAATATGACCTAGTAGTAAATGTTTGTGCGTTTGTGTTTGTTCTCTAAAATGTTGCCTGTACAAGTGAAAATAGACAAAGAAAACGATACCTGTAAGTAGTGGGCAAGCCATATCATATGCGCCGGATATGCGATTCGTTGGATTTTGCCGTCTCCGAGACCTCCGTGGGGAGCGCTAGCTACTCGGCAAGGTTATGTAGATTCTAGCAAAGCTACCGGTTGTTTCTGGATTATATTTGTCTCGTTGGGCAAGTCGACCTAATTAATTTCACTGCTCAGTGTGTGCTGATCGATCCgctaatatatatattgcagCCTCTAATTAATTTCGTATGTGCCGTGTCTTCCATGGAATTCATCAGCAGCAACACATCACCATTTCACTGCGCCCGGGCGTCTTGTGTGTGGACGATGGACGGGGATCGTGTCGCTACGTACTCCAGAGTCGAGACGTTAATTCGGCGAGGATTGTTAATGCTGATCTTGTGTTACGTACGTATATGGACACGATTAGTCGGACCAACGTACGTGACTGTGAACTTAATTGACAATTCGGCACACACACAGAGACTTTTAGAGCTTCGTACTCAGCAGGTATATGGGCGTGAGCGGCATCCCCGTCaatgcatactccctccgtactcgtaaagaaagtcgtttaggacaatgtttaagtcaaatcttaggaatataaatcatgaataactctcaagttgttaagtttgaaaatataaaaattatacgaatagatttgtcttgaaaaatactttcataaaagtatacatatatcacttttcaataaatatttttaaagaaacaaaaagtcaaagttgtgttttggagaccgtgtcgctgtccaaaacgacttcctttataagtacggagagagtatatagtAAATTATATGTACTGTACTGCACTTAAGGGTGCAAATAGGATGGGTCGTGGCTATCCGCGCTGCGTGCTACTCCGTTCCATTGGTCGTTTTTGGATTTGTCCTAAGTCTAATGCACGTTGttcttttaaatttgatcaagttcgTGAAAAAAACATAATGTCTATgacacaaaattagttttattaaatggACCATTAACATATTTCCGTAGTATACTAATTTGTTTTGGTATACACTGGTTTTAAATGCGTCGGTCAAGCACAAAGAAATTTGACTTGGAACAAACCCAAGGTGATAGCACATTAGTTGTTGCCCGCCAGACCACACTCCTGCCCGCGTATATATCAAATAATATTGGGGTTTGGGTAAACCCATGAACCTGCCCAACAATTTCTGTACTAGCTCTTGAGCTTTAAGCCTCCACCACATAGCATAAACTAAAgctatatatgaatgtgagaaattaACTTTTAGATTAACTATTCATAAAGAGAGAAATCAGAAGATGAACAGCCATGCCATTCCTGATTCGGATTTCATCAGATGACAGCCAGAGGGGTCAAGGAACTGCAGCTTTGTGAGGTTGTTAAGTTGAGGAAGCACCGTGCCTGCCAACGAATATTTTgtgataataaattttaaagtaAAGAATAAGAGGGTATTGATGCTAATAGCACAAAAAGTTTCTTATAAACACCAGGTGCTTCAATTGCATCCAGTTTGAAGAATTTGGCTGAACATAAGTACGTGCTAACCAGATCTCTCACGAGTCACAACAGTGATATGCAAAGTCAAATTGATGTGTATACAGTGGCTAGTAGCTTCAGGTGCTTCGACTGCACCCAGTTTGAAGAAATTGTATAAACATAGTGCGAGCTAGATCTCTCACAACAGTGATATGCAAAGTCGAATTGGAGGATATACAGTGGCTAGTAGCTTCAGTTTCGCAGCAGTGACATGAACCGAGTTTAAAACTATAATCTACTCTTAGTCATAACAACAGCATTGGATAATTCTGCCATGTTATGAGCCGTCTGATGGTGAGGCATGAAACATAGAATTGGTACCAGGCTTGTGATTATAACCGACAAAAAACAAACCTCCCACAACCTTTCCTGCTATTGGTGTGAAGTGTCTCCGCCTTTCCTCTGCCATTGTTGCCTAGCAGGTTGCCCTTGCCCATGTGGTTGTCTTCTTGAAGCATGAGATCGATGTCTCCTTCGATGACCTGAACTGCTGTTGTGCTTGGTGGTACCACCAGTGCTGTTTGTCTGGTTGAGTGGCTCCGTTCCTGAGGTTGAAGTTGTGGTGTCTTCACAAGAATCATCAACGGTGTCTCCTTCGGAAGCAGTAGGCGCGCTGGGAGGACGAGGGATGTACATTCCAGGCTGTATGGAAAGGTCTTTCTTTGGTTCAATCAGGCCATTTCGTTCTTGTTGTAGATTGAACAGCGATGCGAACTTTTCTTGACGGATCTTCTCTGACTCAGAATGAAGTACTTCTTTTTCATCTTCGTCCAGATCAATCGATAAAGATGCCTATAGGTGGAAGGATAAATATCAATTATAGCTGTTTTCAGAGTACAATATCTCTGACAGGCTTTACTTGAAATATATAATCTGAACTGAAAAACGTACAAGGATGtaattgtactttaaataacTCTATAAAAGTTTGTGAGGAAAACCGAACACCAGTGATGATAGAAGATAATTGTGAACCAATGGATACGGTACAGGCATATCAAAACTGACAGTgcatgaaaaagttgaaagctGTTAACTTGTACTGATACATACCAGTTGAGAAGTATTTGCACCTAGCAGATCACGAACATGCTCAATATCCTTCTCATCAAACACTTTGCGGCAAACTGGACATAGTCCTTTGTGCTGACTTACATTGTGATGCTTAGCTGAGCTGGACAAATCCAATCCTTCAGAAGCATGAATAACTAGTAGCAGTAGTCAAGATTAACACTGATTAACACACCAACCAACAAAAATGTTAACTACATAATCGATCATATTTACATTGTCGATAATTGGTATACTGATGATATAAACTGCACTTGCGTCctttaaaatatatgtttaatgaaaaaaaataaaatcagcaTAATGTCAAGCACTGATGCACACAAAAGCTTAAATTCATACTCTTAAGGTTCAAAAAACAAGATACAAGATTGAAGCTCATTACTCTTAAGGGCAGAGGCTGGTCGATAAGGACTTCAGACGCTTTCATTTGTTAGGATGGAAATTTAGATGTGAAAGTCATCAAAGAACATAAGGCAATATCTATGTGAAACAATGGTAATCATGTTGCCAACATGAGGCTATTAAGAAAGTAAATTGACACCAGAAGTTTTAAACAGGTAAGCTGCTATTTTACTAGCTTCATTACGACAGCAAGTTTATACATGATTCTACCAGAATGTGACTATCCTTGTTTCCTTCGCACAGACTGGAACCTTGGGGAAATTAAAAAGGGACAGCATACAAGCATCTTTAACATAAATAACTGTCAATCAACCTAAATTATGTTTGTATTTGTAAGCATCTTTGACCCAAAAGTGCATGAAATAATTGTAGGCAGTTGAAAAGGATTAAAAAACACATTTTacagaagtgaaaaaaaaaggcaaaatgaAATATTTCTAGCACCTTCAGTAGTTGCTGCTGTACTACTCTTCTTCGAGTCAGTATCATCATTCTGTAGCCATTCCCACCATCTCATAATGCAGTCACTGAAATTCCAAAATAATAAGACACTACTACAGAGTATTTCTTGCAATTTCACATATCAGTATGTGGCAGAAGTCAACCTGTGGAAGCAGTGGTAGCACGACATCAACTTCATAAATGGCAAAGCAGAACCATCATTCTCTTTGACTAAAGGATATAGACAAAGTGGGCAATCCCCAGCTGGATGATTCATATTTGAGAGCATCTCCACAGCTTCCTGCATGAGAAGTCAGATAGGTTTCATGTAAATCAAAATCCACCCTCTTAATGCATAtgagcattttttttgttacagaATTCCATAACACCTACAGATAAAGTGGATCTGATCGTGGTATGCAATAAATCCATAGTAGTGTCttacaaaattttgaatttctggAGTCATCTATAAGAATTTCTTaaacagagaaaaaaaccatCTAATACTTCCAAAAGACACTGTTATAGTTCGAATAGCAGCAGTCAGTGTCAATTGTTGGCACTATCCAATTTCCCTTCACTCCCAAATGAATGCCAATTAGACAATAATGTAAATTGAGTACCGCTTCTAAAAACTGCCATAGACTATGCAATTCACAGATAGTTTCAATTTACATGTAGTAAGTATGCATAATCCTCAAGACATTACTATACGAAGCAAGTTTTGCTCTGTACTCTATAAGAAGACAATGAATGGAATAGTACCTCACACAGCGTCACAAGCATCGGGTAGCAGGAAAGTTCTCTTGCCTTGTTCTGGATGCTGCTAATAAGATACACCTGTCGATTCTCATCAAGGCCCTTACTTTCCACGGCATAAACATGAGGAGGTGCTTTTGGATACTGCAATTCGAAGAATAAAAAATCTAATGCATTAACACTGAGCTAGAACATAACCAGCTATAAAGTGCTCTAATCAAGGTGTGTAAGCAAAGGTGAATGACAGAAGCATACAGAATGGTGAAGGATAGTAAAGTTACAAACCAGCACCAGTCCTAATACAAATATTGAAATTGGAAAGGTTTGTAAGTTACAGCATAGAGTTGGTTGTGAAATTTAGGCTGGccatgaattaaaaaaaaatgattcacaAGTTGTCTGCTGGGTTGCTGCAAAAAGAGGTGCCTCTTGTCCTCCACAATAAATTTGTGTTGTTCCGAATTTATGATATCACAGATATTAGAGAGTTGCCTCAATGCAGTGAAACTGCATTACTGCTTCGAAGACATTACAATTGAGAGCCAGCCCAACAAAGAGCTATAATTTACATCATCCCAAAACAAAGTAAGTTTTCAATACAACTTATAGGCATGTACCATGAAGAACTGCAGTTGTGTAAATGAATAAAGAGTGAGCCTAAGTGTACAAACTACAAAGACAGTTATGTCTTATGATTAACCTGTCATGTTCTTTAACATGATGGTCAGGTATATGTAAAAGTATTTCCATGTTCATAATGAATAACAATATAGGAACTCATGATCAACAGTGAGATAAAAACCGACAGGAGTTCTAAAagacacaaacaaaataaataaccaTATGTAAGAACCAGGT
The nucleotide sequence above comes from Oryza glaberrima chromosome 11, OglaRS2, whole genome shotgun sequence. Encoded proteins:
- the LOC127755183 gene encoding uncharacterized protein LOC127755183 isoform X1; this translates as MAAAAEAEEEVRQEVEAVASVYGDDCRVVRGFPPHLVVHVRPRTADDSSQQFVELFLGIKASSQYPKAPPHVYAVESKGLDENRQVYLISSIQNKARELSCYPMLVTLCEEAVEMLSNMNHPAGDCPLCLYPLVKENDGSALPFMKLMSCYHCFHSDCIMRWWEWLQNDDTDSKKSSTAATTEVIHASEGLDLSSSAKHHNVSQHKGLCPVCRKVFDEKDIEHVRDLLGANTSQLASLSIDLDEDEKEVLHSESEKIRQEKFASLFNLQQERNGLIEPKKDLSIQPGMYIPRPPSAPTASEGDTVDDSCEDTTTSTSGTEPLNQTNSTGGTTKHNSSSGHRRRHRSHASRRQPHGQGQPARQQWQRKGGDTSHQ
- the LOC127755183 gene encoding uncharacterized protein LOC127755183 isoform X2 — translated: MAAAAEAEEEVRQEVEAVASVYGDDCRVVRGFPPHLVVHVRPRTADDSSQQFVELFLGIKASSQYPKAPPHVYAVESKGLDENRQVYLISSIQNKARELSCYPMLVTLCEEAVEMLSNMNHPAGDCPLCLYPLVKENDGSALPFMKLMSCYHCFHSDCIMRWWEWLQNDDTDSKKSSTAATTEAKHHNVSQHKGLCPVCRKVFDEKDIEHVRDLLGANTSQLASLSIDLDEDEKEVLHSESEKIRQEKFASLFNLQQERNGLIEPKKDLSIQPGMYIPRPPSAPTASEGDTVDDSCEDTTTSTSGTEPLNQTNSTGGTTKHNSSSGHRRRHRSHASRRQPHGQGQPARQQWQRKGGDTSHQ